A genome region from Phoenix dactylifera cultivar Barhee BC4 chromosome 18, palm_55x_up_171113_PBpolish2nd_filt_p, whole genome shotgun sequence includes the following:
- the LOC103716725 gene encoding uncharacterized protein LOC103716725 — protein sequence MHPPLLSLRQSFPFSPKISASTNPHSRRQPNSTPSFPVAGSIPSPPPLLSLRRPRCSAGDGEGREEQQPSRAKDVLSGMVGERVEELLRREENRALLDGLEEASRRVDRARQALADIEKQEAEALRAKEYVRQLESRELEIAESQRDLLEARTMVEEAERSLSSDIDENNSGDVLPEEIDQNVERLESLKAASISSVAGMLAGLPIYLYQATSFSQLLLHLATVFISCALFGVTFRYAIRRDLDNIQLKTGAPAAFGFVRGLAALDAGKPLELNNDSFIAYSIDGAVYVLEDIFIFLSAAIALDFCFKMRLLSPFPIRK from the exons ATGCATCCACCTCTCCTTTCCCTACGACAATCGTTCCCATTTTCGCCCAAAATCTCCGCAAGCACCAACCCCCACTCCCGCCGCCAGCCGAATTCGACGCCATCCTTTCCCGTCGCTGGCTCCATCCCTTCCCCACCTCCTCTCCTTTCCCTCCGCCGGCCGCGCTGCAGCGCCGGCGACGGGGAGGGGAGGGAGGAACAGCAGCCCTCGCGTGCCAAGGACGTGCTGTCGGGCATGGTCGGcgagcgggtggaggagctcctGAGGAGAGAGGAGAACCGGGCCCTCTTGGACGGGCTCGAGGAGGCGTCGCGGAGGGTGGACCGGGCGAGACAGGCGCTCGCCGACATCGAGAAGCAGGAGGCCGAAGCCCTGCGAGCCAAGGAGTACGTCCGCCAGCTCGAGAGCAGGGAGTTGGAG ATCGCAGAATCACAAAGGGACTTATTAGAAGCAAGAACTATGGTGGAAGAAGCTGAACGCTCTCTGTCATCTGACATTGATGAAAACAACTCTGGAGACGTTTTACCTGAAGAGATTGACCAAAATGTAGAGAGATTGGAGTCCCTAAAAGCTGCATCAATTTCATCTGTAGCTGGCATGCTTGCtggtttgcccatttatttataTCAAGCAACCAGCTTTTCTCAACTTCTTCTTCATTTGGCAACTGTTTTCATTAGCTGTGCTTTGTTTGGAGTTACCTTCCGTTACGCAATAAGAAGAGATCTGGACAATATTCAGCTAAAAACAGGGGCCCCAGCAGCTTTTGGCTTTGTTAGAG GCCTTGCTGCACTAGATGCTGGGAAGCCTTTGGAACTCAACAATGATAGCTTCATTGCATATTCTATTGATGGAGCAGTTTATGTATTGgaggatatttttatttttctttctgcaGCCATTGCACTTGATTTTTGTTTCAAGATGAGGCTTTTAAGTCCTTTTCCTATAAGAAAATAG